Genomic window (Campylobacter ureolyticus ACS-301-V-Sch3b):
GCTATTTCTACTTTCTTTCTAAAATCCTTAACTGCATTATTTGCGTAAGTTACGCTGTAATTATGCTCTTTTGGTATTGAACCATCTTTTAGCCCATTATGTTCCTTTATTGCATTTTCAAGTTTTAATGTAAAATACTCCAAGCTCTCTGGCATAGATAGATTTATCTCTTTTAGTTTATTTTCCCAGTAATCTATTTTTGTTTGCCTTGCTTCTGCTATATCTGAGTGTTTAATTGAATTTTCAAGTCTATTCCAATTTCTTTCTAGTAATTTGCGATGCCTATGTTCGCTGTGGTGTCCTACTTTGATCGGCTCTCCTAGGCTTAAAAATTCTTTATCTTCTTGTGATTTTTCATACCATTTTTTACTTAGTTTTTCATGTCTTACTTGTGCATTTTGGTGTTTATTTAATCTTCTTTGTGCATAACTTTCATCTAGTCTTATAATTGAATAATAAAATTTATTATCTTTTTTATAAAGTAAATTATATACTTCACATTCTACACATTTGCCATATTTGGTGGTTAATTCTATTATTTCTCCTTTGGTATGTTCTGCTTCACATTCTGCTATCCATACATTTGGGCAGTATTTTTTAAATTTGTTCATTTCAACACCTTTTGCTTTTTTATTTTTGGATGTTTAACATCCTTTTTATAATTCAAATTATACCATTTTATAACTTAAAAAATAATAAATATTAAAATAAAACAAAATTAAAATAACTAAATAAAATAAAAAATACAAATATAAAAATAATAAAAAAACATAAAAATAACAATAATATTTAAGCTTATTTTAAGCTAAAATCTGCTTTCTCTCCCTTTTTTAAAGAAAATACAAAAGCCCTATGGGTAACGGCACATTTTGTAATTTTTTGACATTTTGCAAATAACTACAAACCACGACAAAAAGGGGAAAAACAAAGGATAGTAAAATCTTAGTTAAAGCTTAAAGTTCAAAAATGGGCTAAAATTAAAATTAAATTTTAGCCCCATATTGATTACTCTTTTTTTGATAATAAAAAATGTATTTTTATGATTAGATATAAAATTAGATTAAAAGCTATATAGCATATTATTGCCATAGCTATAAAGAAAAAATCAGCATTTAGCAAAGTTTCTACTCTATTTGGCTTATTAAAAAAATAAAGTATAAAATTTACCCCAAAACCTAATAAGTTTACTACAAAAAATACCCACATAAATACTTTAAGTGGGCTGTTAAATAGCTTAATTTCTCTTTTTTTCATTGTCTGTTTGACCTATGTTTTGATGTTGTGATTGGATGTTGTTGAAGTTTGATGTGTTGCCATTTGTTTGGCTGTTTTGTACTTGTGTTTGATTATTCCAATTTCCTTGCCCTTGCATTTTATTGCTATTTTGTTGATTATTTTTTGTTGTATTGTGTTGTTTGTTATTTTTGTTTTGGTTTTGATAAGCTTGGGTGTAGTTATTTGATTGCTCTAAAAAAACATCTTCATACATCTTCTCAATATTACCATCTGAATAATTATTAAAATTTGTTTCTTTTTCTTCTTGGTTCTTTGATCCTAGAAGTGTGAATTCTTCTATTTTTATATTTACGCTTGTTCTAGGCTCTCCTTGATTGTTTTCATAATCATTTGTTTGAATTTCGCCACGAACGAGTAACTTATCTCCTTTTTTTGTATATTGTGCCAATATTTCGCCTTGTTTGTTGAAAGCAACTAATTTAAGCCACTGAGTTCTTGTTACTTGAGTATTGCTATCTTTTGGTGTATATTTTTTAGTTATTGCTATACTATTTTTTGCCACTATTCCATATTGGCTTTGTAGTATCTCCCAATCACTTCCTAAATTTCCACATAAAATTGCATTGTTCATTGTTTCTCCTTTAAATTTGGTTTTTTAAAACGATTCTTGGTTTTATATTGTTTGCTTTTTGAACTATAATTCTTGTAAATAGTTCTTTTCCATTTAAAATTGCTGATTTTGTATTGTTTTTTGTATAGTCCCATTTTACTAGCTCAGGATATTTTTCTTTAATTTCAAAATCACACCCTAGTATGTTAAATTGGGCTGGATTATGTTTTATAAAAAGTGTTAGTGGAATGCCCATTACTCCGTCATAATCAACTGGAATATTTTTTAAATTTGTTACTTCAATTATTTTATAATTATCATATTCTGGGTACTTACACTCATTTCCTTTATATTTTTTAGTTAGCCTTATACCTTCAAAATTTTTCATACTTTTTAAATTTGTAAACCATGATACATTTGAAAATCTTTTTTTACTTCCATCAGGTCGTGTAAATATATTTACTTGATTATTTCCTAGCCAAATTTTACCTTTTTTATAAAGTTCAAAAATCTTTTTATATGTTATTGAGTATGTTGCTCCAACTATTAAAAATTTCTTATTTTTTTCTTGTACAATGTCTATTAAATCTCTAAAAAGGGAAAAAGGCGGATTTGTAACAATTACATCTGCATTTGCTATTATTTCTTTTACTTCTTGGCTTCTAAAATCACCACTACCTTCAAGTATTGTCTCTTCTATGCTGTCAGCTGTTATTTCTATCTTCGTTCCTTTTGCCTTTGGATCGTTTATATTAAATGTGGTTGTGATTAATTTTTTCAATTTTAAAGTTTTAAAATTTAGAGCAAAATATCTGTAAAAATTGCTTTTCTTTCCATCATTGCAGGGACATACCATAATTTTATTTTTAAAGTGAATTTTATAGTCTTCAAGTTCTTCTCTTATTTCATCAAAGCTTGTATAAAATTCATCATCAACTTCGTATTTTGCTCTCATGAGATAGATATTTGGCTTTTTTTCTTTGTCATCCATCCAGCTTTGCTTTTCGTTGTTATTGCTTTGAATATTGAAAATTTGACTCATTTCTTCCCTTTTTTCATTCAATGCTTTATAATTCCCACTCTTCATATTTGCGTTCTTCTATGCAGTCTAATTTTTCTATTAGCTTTTCAGCATTTTCTATTTC
Coding sequences:
- a CDS encoding adenine-specific methyltransferase EcoRI family protein: MSQIFNIQSNNNEKQSWMDDKEKKPNIYLMRAKYEVDDEFYTSFDEIREELEDYKIHFKNKIMVCPCNDGKKSNFYRYFALNFKTLKLKKLITTTFNINDPKAKGTKIEITADSIEETILEGSGDFRSQEVKEIIANADVIVTNPPFSLFRDLIDIVQEKNKKFLIVGATYSITYKKIFELYKKGKIWLGNNQVNIFTRPDGSKKRFSNVSWFTNLKSMKNFEGIRLTKKYKGNECKYPEYDNYKIIEVTNLKNIPVDYDGVMGIPLTLFIKHNPAQFNILGCDFEIKEKYPELVKWDYTKNNTKSAILNGKELFTRIIVQKANNIKPRIVLKNQI
- a CDS encoding single-stranded DNA-binding protein, whose product is MNNAILCGNLGSDWEILQSQYGIVAKNSIAITKKYTPKDSNTQVTRTQWLKLVAFNKQGEILAQYTKKGDKLLVRGEIQTNDYENNQGEPRTSVNIKIEEFTLLGSKNQEEKETNFNNYSDGNIEKMYEDVFLEQSNNYTQAYQNQNKNNKQHNTTKNNQQNSNKMQGQGNWNNQTQVQNSQTNGNTSNFNNIQSQHQNIGQTDNEKKRN
- a CDS encoding DUF3560 domain-containing protein, which encodes MNKFKKYCPNVWIAECEAEHTKGEIIELTTKYGKCVECEVYNLLYKKDNKFYYSIIRLDESYAQRRLNKHQNAQVRHEKLSKKWYEKSQEDKEFLSLGEPIKVGHHSEHRHRKLLERNWNRLENSIKHSDIAEARQTKIDYWENKLKEINLSMPESLEYFTLKLENAIKEHNGLKDGSIPKEHNYSVTYANNAVKDFRKKVEIANKLWA